The Streptomyces sp. NBC_00459 DNA segment ATCGCCGACTTCTGGGGCCCGGTCGGCCGCAGCCTCATCGTGTCCCTGACGGTGGTGGTGATCGGCATCGTCGTGGGCATGCTGGCCGCCCTCGCCATCTCGCGCTTCGCCTTCCGCGGGCGGAAGATTGTCATCGTCGGCATTTTGGCCGTGCAGATGGTCCCCCTGGTCGCGATGATCATCCCCGTGTTCCTGCTCCTCAACGACCTCGGCCAGTACGACCGGCTGACCGGCCTGATCATCACCTACCTCACCTTCATCCTTCCGTTCACGGTGTGGACCCTGCGCGGCTTCATCGTCAACATCCCGAAGGAGCTGGAGGAGGCCGCGATGGTCGACGGCTGCTCCCGCACCACCGCCTTCATCCGCGTGGTCTTCCCCCTCCTGGCCCCCGGCCTGGTCGCCACCTCGGTCTACGGCTTCATCCAGGCCTGGAACGAGTACCTCTACGCCCTGATGCTGATGAGCCAGAAGAACCAGACCGCCACCGTCTGGCTCGGCAACTTCACCACCAAGCACGGCACCGAATACGCCCCGATGATGGCCGGCTCCACGTTGATGGCCGTGCCGATCGTCGTCCTGTTCCTCCTCGTCCAGCGCAAGATGGCCGCGGGCCTGACCGCGGGCGCCGTGAAGGGATAACCCCACCCGATGACGACACTCGCCCGCCGCCAGGCTGCTTCCGGTCCTGACAAGAATGGGCTGACCCGCGACGCGCTCACCGTCCTCCAGCCCGGCTTCACCGGCACCACGGCCCCCGACTGGCTGCTCCGCCGCCTCGACGAGGGCCTCGCCTCCGTGGGCCTTTTCGGCCGCAACATCACCTCCCCCGCCCAACTGGCCGCCCTCACCGCCCAGCTGCGCGCCGAACGCGACGACGTCCTGGTCGCGATCGACGAGGAGGGCGGCGACGTCACCCGCCTGGAGGTCCACACCGGCTCCTCCTTCCCCGGCAACCACGCCCTGGGCGCGATCGACGACGTCCGGCTGACCCGGCAGGTGGCACACGAACTCGGCCACCGCCTCCGTGCCTGCGGGGTCAACCTCAACTGGGCCCCGTCGGCGGACGTCAACTCCAACCCCGCCAACCCCGTGATCGGCGTCCGCTCCTTCGGCGCCGACCCGGAGCTGGTCGCCCGCCACACCGCGGCCTACGTCACCGGTCTCCAGACTGCGGGTGTCGCCGCCTGCACGAAGCACTTCCCGGGGCACGGCGACACGTCGGTCGACTCCCACCACGCCCTCCCGCGCATCGACGCGAGCCGCTCGGTGGTCCTCGACCGCGAGCTGTCCCCGTTCCGCGCCGCGATCGCCGCCGGCACCAGGGCGGTGATGAGCGCCCACATCCTGATTCCCGCCCTGGACCCCGACCGCCCGGCCACCCTCTCCCACCCCGTCCTCACGGACCTCCTGCGCGGCGAACTGGGCTACACCGGCCTGATCGTCACCGACGGCATGGAGATGCAGGCCATCGCGGGCACCTACGGCATCGAACGCGGCAGCGTCCTAGCCATCGCCGCCGGTGCCGACGCCATCTGCGTGGGCGGCGGCCTCGCGGACGACGAGACGGTACGCCGTCTGCGCGACGCCCTGATCAAAGCCGTCCGCACCGGCGAACTCCCGGAAGAACGCCTGGCGGACGCGGCGGAACGCGTACGGACACTGGCCCGCTGGACGGCGACACCACCTCAGGAGTCCTCCGCCCCGCGGCCCGCGGACATCGGCCTCCTCGCCGCCCGACGTGCCGTCGAGACGACGTGTCCGGCGGACTCGGCCCCGTTCGAGCCCCTCCGCGAGCCCCCGTACGTGGCCGCCTTCACCCCCGTGGCGAACTTCGCCGTCGGCAACGAGACCCCGTGGGGTGTGGCAGCCGAGCTGGTACGCCTCCTGCCCGGCACCCGCACCGGCACCTTCACCGGCGAGGCCGCGGCCCTGGCGGCCCTGACCGAGGCGGGCCCGAGCCGCATCGTGGCCGTGGTCCGGGACGAACACCGCCACCCATGGATGTCGGCGGCCCTCGACACCCTCCTCACCGCCCGCCCCGACACGATCGTCGTCGAGATGGGCGTCCCCCAGTCCCCCCGCCGGGGCGCCGTCCACCTGGCAACCCACGGCGCGGCCAGAGTCTGCGGCCGGGCGGCGGCGGAGATCATCGCGGGGGAGTAGGCAGGACGACGACAAAAGCGCCGGTCCCCCTCCAGGAGAGGGGGACCGGCGCCGGCGTCATAGGGGCGCGGGGAACTGCGCGACAAGCCACAACGGACCGCCACCCAACAGCGAACCGCACCCGGCAGACGCGCAGATCCCTTAGATCCCCTGCCAGTCAGGCTTATTGACAAAAGTGTGCCGAAAATAATCCGCAAGCTTCAACTTCGAAGCCGCCCCCTCGTCGACAACCACCGTCGCATGCGGATGCAACTGCAGCGCCGACGCGGGGCACACCGCGGCAACGGGCCCCTCCACGGTCGCCGCGACGGCATCGGCCTTACCCTCGCCAGTCGCAAGCAGCACCAGATGCCGAGCCTCGAGAATCGTGCCGATACCCTGAGTGATCACGTGATGCGGCACCTGACCGATGTCGCCGTCGAAGAACCGCGCGTTGTCGATCCGGGTCTGCTCGGTCAGTGTCTTGATCCGGGTCCGCGAGCGCAGCGACGAGCACGGCTCGTTGAACCCGATGTGTCCGTCGGTCCCTATCCCCAGCAGTTGCAGGTCGACCCCGCCGGCCTCGGCCAACGCCCTGTCGTACGCCTCGCACGCCCCCCGCACGTCCTCGGCGGTCCCGTCGGGCCCCATGAACGCGTCCATCCCGATCCCGAGCGGCTCCAGCACCTCGCGCCGCAGCACCGAACGGTACGACTCCGGATGCTCGGCAGGCAGCCCCACGTACTCGTCGAGCTGGGCTATCCGTGCCCGCGACATCTCCACGGCACCGGCACTCACCTGGGCCGCGAGCGCCTGGTAGACGGGCAGCGGTGTCGAGCCGGTGGCCACGCCGAGCAGGGCGGTCGGCTTGTGCCGGAGCAGCTGTGCCATGGCCCCGGCGATGAGTTCGCCAGCCGCCTTGGCGTCCGGAACGATGACAACTTCCACGCTGGGCCTGCCGATCTGGAGTGAGCCGTGTGGTTTAGACCAATCTAACAGACCGTGGTAACGGCGGAAATTGGCCGGGCGATCCACCCCCGCACAGGAACCAACAGAGCTAGGCTGCATGGTGGACGCTTGGACGTCCGACTAGTTCGTTCGGGCGGCCGTCGGGCGTCCGGCTTGCTCGTGAAGGCACAGCAACAAACACTCTTCAACGCATGGACACAACCTGTGGTCTAGTCCACAATGCGTAGAGAGACATACGACCAGAGCCTCCGTCTTCCCCGCACAGGAAGACGGATCGAGGAACCGGGGCTCTCTGCCCTGACTGCGCCGGATCCTCATCCATCGGCCGACCGGGACCGCACACCCCACGGCCGTTGCTGCTCCGGGCTGCGGTGCCGGGAGGGCTGAGGGTCCCTCTCAGGCGCCGCGGCCCGCGGGTGTTTCCGGGCCGGTTCGAGGCCTGTCGCCCGCCACGGTTTCCGGCCATGTCCGAACCGGCGGGTACGCTCGCCAGGTGCCCTCCATGAACGAACTCGTACGCCAGCACACCGCCCTCAGCGACTCCGACCTTGAGTGGCTGCACCTGCTGGTGTCGGAGTGGCAACTGCTCTCCGACCTCTCCTTCGCCGACCTCGTCCTGTGGGTCCCCACGAGCGACGGCACCCGCTATGTCTCGGTCGCCCAGATGCGGCCCAACACCGGCCCGACCTCGTACCAGGACGACATGGTCGGCCACCTCGTCCCCCGTGGCCGCCGGCCCCTGCTGGACGCCGCCCTGGACGAGGGCCGGATCGTGCGCGAGGGCGACCCGGAATGGCGCGAAGAGGTCCCTGTCCGCGTGGAGTCGATCCCCGTGCGCAGGGAAGGGCGCGTCCTCGGGGTCATCGCGCGCAACACCAACCTCCTCACCGTCCGGACCCCGAGCCGCCTGGAGCTGACCTATCTCCAGAGCGCCTCCGACCTGGCCCAGATGATCGCCGCCGGATCGTTCCCCTTCTCCAACCAGGTGGTCGACATGGACGCCTCGCCGCGGGTCGGCGACGGACTGATCCGGCTCGACGCCGACGGAATCGTCCAGTACGCCTCGCCCAACGCGCTGTCCGCGTATCACCGTCTCGGCCTCGCCTCCGACCTCGTCGGCCACCACCTGGGCGTCACCACCGCCGAACTCGCTCCGTCACGGGGCCCGGTGGACGAGGCGCTGTCCAAGGTCGCCAGCGGCTGGGCGCCGCGCGAGTTCGAGATCGAGTCCGTCGACGGGGTCATCCAGTTCCGCGCCATTCCCCTCAAGCCCAAGGGGACGCGCATCGGTTCACTCGTCCTGCTCCGGGACGTCACCGAACTGCGCCGTCGCGAGCGTGAGTTGATCACCAAGGACGCGACCATCCGGGAGATCCACCACCGGGTCAAGAACAACCTCCAGACGGTGGCCGCCCTGTTGCGTCTCCAGGCCCGGCGCATCGAGTCGGAACGTGGACGCGAGGCCCTGGAGGAGGCCGTACGGCGGGTCGGGTCCATCGCGATCGTGCACGAGACGCTCTCCCAGAACCTGGACGAGCGAGTGGAGTTCGACGAGATCGCCGACCGTGTGCTCGCGATGGTCTCCGAGATCTCGCCGGGCGCGGTCACCGCGCGGCGCAGCGGGCGCTTCGGCATTCTGGACGCCGAGGTCGCGACCCCGCTCTCCATGGTGCTGACCGAGATCCTGCAGAACGCCCTGGAACACGGCTTCGGACCGGGCGACACCGGCTCGGTCGAGGTCTCGGCGGTCCGCGGCGGCACGACCAAGGAGGCTCGTCTCCTCGTCACCGTCCAGGACGACGGCGTCGGTCTCCCCGAGGGCTTCGACCCGCACCGCTCGGGCAACCTCGGCCTCCAGATCGTACGAACGCTGGTGGAGGGGGAGTTGGGCGGCACGTTCGACATGGTGCCGGCGCCCGAGCGGGGTACGCAGGTGATCCTCGACATCCCGGTGCGCGCCAACAAGTAGCGCGAGCACGGCGGATGGGCTACGGCGACCGGCCCGAACACAGCGATGAGCCCCGGACCATGGGACGGTCCGGGGCTCAGATGCTTGTTGTCATGCGCATCGGGGGCACTGCGCGCTGCGGCTCGGGGGCGGGAGATGCGTACTCGCTGTACGCGCCGCCAAGCTCAGGCTGTTACGGGGTGGGTTGTCAGGCGGTTGCCTGGCGGGCCCGGTTGCGGGCGGCGCGACGCTTCATGGCACGGCGCTCGTCCTCGCTGAGACCACCCCAGACGCCTGAGTCCTGGCCGGACTCGAGCGCCCACTGCAGGCACTGCTCCATGACGGGGCAGCGACGGCAGACGGCCTTGGCTTCCTCGATCTGCAGCAGCGCAGGACCGGTGTTGCCGATGGGGAAGAAGAGCTCCGGGTCTTCCTCGCGGCAAACGGCGTTGTGACGCCAGTCCATGGCTGCTACCTCTCCTTGGTATTACATGCACGTTGCTTGTGAATGTGAACGCTTTCACGAATCCCTCAACAAGTGAAGGGCCGATCATCAGACGGACTGATGTGGTCCTTTGAAGTGAGGAGGGGTTCTGGCTCTCTGTGGTGGCCGGTGTTGCGGGCCGTCCCGAGCGCCACGTAGAGACTCGCAAACCTCAGCGGCGGATACAACCCCTACCGGAAAGTTTTTTTTGATTCCTCGGTGTCGGCTCAGTCACAGCCGTACTTCCATGGGGTGGACCCTGGCCTAAACGTTCGAGTGGAAGGAGTTTAGCCCGTTCCGCTCACACAATCACACGCAGTGCACGGCGTACGCCTGTGAACGTCACGCTCGTTCGCAGTCCCAGGTGGTCGCCGTCCATCTGGAGGGGTAGGGGGACCTTCGAATGCAAGGTGAAGTCGGTCAGGTCGTGCAGGGACGTGGCATGTCTGCCATGGGGTCCCCGCTCGGGGGACGAAGTGAGCAACTGCATGCCATACCGGGCAACCGCGCCCGTCGACATGCGGCTGAGACCGAGTACGTCGAGCCCGGTATCGAACGAAGCCTTAGGCGACGCGTACACCGGACGATTGCCCAGATACGTCCACGGGGACGTATTGCAGACTATGGACAGCACAAGATCCGTCACCGGGTCGGCACCCGGCTGTTCCAGGGTGATCGTGCCGTGCCGGCGGTTGGCCTCTCCCAGGAATTGGCGCACGACCTGCCGCAGGTAAAGGGAATGTGTGGATTTACGGCCGCGTTCCCGCTGTTGTTCCACCCGGCCGATCACACCGGCGTCGAATCCCAGTCCGGCACAGAACGTGAACCAGCGCTCCTGCACCGACTCGTCCTCGGTGCCCGGGGTGCCTCTCGCGACACCGAGGCCCACTGTGCGCTCCCGGTTCTCGCGCAGCGCGTCCAGCAGGACGCCGGTGGCCTCCACGGCGTCGTTGGGCAGACCGAGAGCGCGGGCGAAGACGTTCGTGGAGCCGCCGGGGACCACGGCCAGACCGGGCAGCCGGTCCGGGTCTGGGCCGTTGTGCAGCAGGCCGTTCACGACCTCGTTGACCGTCCCGTCGCCACCGAGGGCGACGACCAGCTCGATGTCCTTGCTCTCCGCGGCCTGCCGGCCGAGGTCACGCGCGTGGCCCCGGTACTCGGTGGTGACCGCCTCGAGTTTCATCTCGCTCGCGAGAGCATGGGTCAGCACATCGCGCGTACGTGCGCTTGTGGTGGTAGCCGCCGGATTGACCACGAGAAGTGCACGCATGCGAAGAGGGTACCTACCGGGTGGTACTCGGCCCAGGGCAGGTAGGGGAACAGTAAGAAGCAGGGGCGCTCCGCGGGAAGCGCCGTATGAAGCCGCGGGGTGCGTTGTGGCTGGTCGCGCCCCGCGGCGGAGCCGCAATACGTCACAGCCCCGCGCCCCTGTGGGACGCGGGCCGGGCGCCGTACGGTCCAGGGCTACCCTTTGGAGGTGAACGCTGAGCAGACCCCCGCCCCCGAAGCCGCCGAAGAGCCCAGGCCTCTGCGGCTGACCGCCGCGGCCGTGCTCGCCGCCCTGGAGGGGCTCGCTCTGACGGTCGGCGGGGCCTTCGTCCTCGTCCTGGGGCTGACCGGCGATCCGGACGACCGGCAGCAGGCCGTCACCGGCGGCGTCACACTCATCGTGCTCGCACTGCTGCCGCTGCTCGCCGCGCGCGGGCTGCTGGGACGGCGGAGCTGGAGCCGGGGACCCGCCGTCATCACGCAGATCATGGCGCTGCCCGTCGCCTACAACCTGGTCCAGGCCGACAGCATGGCCATTCCGGGCGGGATCGTACTGGGTGTGGTGGCGGTCACCGCGCTGGTGCTGCTGGTGAACCAGGAGACGACCCGGGCCCTCGGGATCCGGGGGCCCGGCAGCCAAGCGGAGTAGACCCGAAGGGGTTACTCCTCCACCAGCAGCTTCTCGCGCAGCTGGGCCAGGGTCCGGGCCAGCAGGCGGGAGACGTGCATCTGGGAGATGCCGACCTCCTGCGCGATCTGCGACTGCGTCATGTTGCCGAAGAAGCGCAGCAGCAGGATGCGCTTCTCCCGGGGCGGGAGATCCTCCAGGAGCGGCTTGAGCGACTCGCGGTACTCGACGCCCTCCAAGGCCTCGTCGTACGACCCCAGTGTGTCCGCGACCGCCGGGGACTCGTCGTCCGTGTCGGGAACGTCCAGGGACAGCGTGGAGTAGGCGTTGGCCGACTCCAGGCCCTCCAGGACCTCCTCCTCCGAGATGCCCAGCTTCTCGGCGAGCTCGTGGACCGTGGGGGAGCGGCCGTGCCGCTGCGAGAGCTCCGCCGTCGCCGTGGTGAGCGACAGACGCAGCTCCTGGAGCCTGCGCGGGACGCGCACCGCCCAGCCCTTGTCACGGAAGTGCCGCTTGATCTCGCCGACGACCGTCGGGGTCGCGTACGTCGAGAACTCGACGCCGCGGTCCGGGTCGAAGCGGTCCACCGACTTGATCAGACCGATGGTCGCGACCTGGGTCAGGTCGTCCAACGGCTCACCGCGGTTGCGGAAGCGGCGCGCGAGGTGCTCGACGAGCGGGAGATGCATACGGACCAGCCGGTTGCGCAACTCCGCGTACTCGGCGCTGCCGTCCGGCATCGCGCGCAGCTCGTAGAACAGGGCGCGCGCTCCGCTGCGGTCCGTCGGGGAGTGGTGCGTGGCCTGCGCCGGCGGCTGTGCCGTCTGCTGTGTGCCCTGCGCGTCGTCTCGTTCGTGCTCGCTCATCGTCCCGCCCGTCGACCCTCCCCGAGTCCGAGCGTCGGCTCGAACAGGGGAGAGCTCACTTGGCCCTTCCAGGGGCGCACTCTGCACGGCACCTTCCCGATCCAGCTGCCCGTCGTCCATGAAGCCGGCCTCCGGGGGGTTGTCCTCCGGGTGCGGCCGGGCCTGCTCGGGGATGCCGGCGATCCCGGCGATGCCGGAAACGGCGTCCGCCGTGCCCCGCTGCCCGTCCGGGCCGTCGCTGCCCGCCGCGGGCAGCTCCCGTGTGCCGCGCTCTTCGTCCCGCACCGGCCCGTCCCCGTTCCTCACGCCGGCCCGGGTCCCGCGCCGCGCTTCTTGTAGAGACTGATCGACACGGTCTTGTCCTCGGCGACGGTCGAGTCGACCTGGCCCGCGAGGGCCGACAGGACGGTCCAGGCGAAGGTGTCGCGCGCGGGGGCGTGACCGTCCGTGGTCGGAGCCGAGACCGTGACCTCCAGGGAGTCGTCGATCAGTCGGAACACACAGCTGAGTACGGAGCCGGGCACGGCCTGCTGAAGCAGGATCGCGCAGGCCTCGTCCACTGCGATGCGCAGGTCCTCGATCTCGTCGAGGGTGAAGTCCAAACGGGCCGCGAGACCGGCCGTGGCCGTACGCAGCACCGACAGGTAGGCACCCGCGGCCGGCAGCCGGACTTCGACGAAGTCCTGGGTCGCGGGCTCGCCTGCGAACTGGGACACCCTCACCTCCAAGGTGGTACAAGCTCTTTCGGGGGCCGAGGGTCGCCCCCCGGGTAACGCGATACGTGGTTCAGCGGTGACGCTACCGCGCTCCGGACTTTCCTGTCCCCGGGACCCCAGCCCCTTGCCGTCACTCATAGTAAACCTGTGAATACGCACAGTGGCTAGGGGTCTGCGGGCCCAATTGGGAAGAGCGCGCGCCGGGTTGACGTACCCAGGCGTCAGACGGTCGAACCGTCCGGATCCAGGGTCACACGAGTACGCCCTCGGTCACCAATGCCCCTGCTCACGCGGGTGCGCGGGCGGGTGTACGGCAATTCCGGCCTTCGCGCGGTCGTCCGGGCGGTCATACGAGGACGTGGTCGACGAAGCACCAGCGCCAGCTCTCGCCGGGCTCGAAGGTCCGCATCACCGGGTGCCCGGTCTCCTTGTGGTGTTCTGTCGCGTGGCGCATCGGCGAGGAGTCGCAGCAGCCGACGTGGCCGCATTCCAGGCACAGGCGCAACTGCACCGGGTGGGTTCCGGCCGCCAGGCACTCCGGACAGGTGTCGTTCTTCGGCTGGGGTTCCGGGAGCGGCAGCGCGTCGGCATGCGTGCACTGTTTCATGATTGCCAGGTTACGACGGCTGTGCGGAAAGCCGCGCGGAAAGCCGGAGTGCGCGGATGACAGGGTGGGTGGAAACGAGAGTGGGCCGAAACCGATGCATGTGATGCCACTGCTCCTGCTGGTCGCGGGCAGCGCCGCCATTGCCGCCGCGGGCCGCCGCACCCCTGTCCCGCCCCCGCTGCTCCTGGTCGCCGCCGGCCTGGTGTTCGCGTACGTCCCCGGAGTGCCCGACTACGCGCTCGACCCGCATGTCGTCCTGCCGCTGATGCTGCCCCCGCTGCTGTACACGGCGGCCGTCGACAGCTCGTACCTCGATCTGCGCGCGCAACTGCGGCCCGTGGCACTGCTGTCGGTGGGGTACGTGCTCTTCGCGACCCTCGTCGTCGGCTGGGCGGCCTATCTCGTCGTCCCCGGGCTGCCGCTGACCGCCGCGCTGGTGCTCGGCGCGGTCGTGGCGCCGCCGGACGCCGTCGCGGCCACGGCGATCGCGCGCCGGGTCGGGCTGCCGTCGCGGGTCACCACCATCCTCCAGGGCGAGTCGCTGGTGAACGACGCCACCGCGATCACCGCGTACCGCGTCGCTCTCGCGGCGGCTGTCGGGGAGGGCGCGACCTGGGCGGGCGGGATCGGCGAGTTCCTGCTCGCCGCGGTCGGCGGCATCGGGATCGGGCTGATCCTGATGATGCCGATCCACTGGCTGCGCACGCACCTGAAGGAAGCGCTGCTTCAGAACACACTGTCCCTGCTGATCCCGTTCGCGGCCTACGCGGTCGCCGAGGAGGTGCACGCCTCCGGGGTCCTCGCGGTGGTGGTCGTGGCGCTCTATCTGGGACATCGCGCGTGGGAGGTCGATTTCGCGACCCGCCTCCAGGAGGAGGCGGTCTGGAAGATGGTCGCGTTCGTTCTCGAATCGGCCGTCTTCGCCCTGATCGGGCTGCAACTGCCGGTCGTCCTGGAGGGACTCGGGGAGTACGAGGGTGTCGATGCCGCCTGGTACGCGATCGCCGTCTTCCTCGTGGTCGTCGTCACCCGGTTCGCCTGGGTGTACCCCGGGACGTTCGTGCCCCGGCTGCTCTCGGCGCGGATCCGGGAACGGGAGCCGAACCCGACCTGGAAGGGCGCGTTCGTCATCTCCTGGGCCGGGATGCGGGGGGTCGTCTCGCTGGCCATCGCCTTCTCGATCCCGCTCACGATGGAGGGCGGCGAGGCGTTCCCGGAACGGAACCTGGTCCTCTTCCTGACCTTCACGACGGTCATCGGCACACTGGTCGTCCAAGGTCTGACACTGCCGCCCCTGATCCGGCTGCTGAAGCTGCCCGGGCGGGACGGGCAGGCCGAGACGCTTGCGGAGGCGAACGCCCAGGCGCAGGCGTCCAGGGCGGCACAGCGGCGCCTGGAGGGTCTGCTGGAGGACGAGAGCAACGCGCTGCCGCCCCCGCTGGCCGACAGGCTGCGCATGGTGCTGGAGCGTCGGCAGAACGCCGTATGGGAGCGACTGGGCTCGGTCAACCCCGTGACCGGCGAGACGGTGGACGACACCTACCGGCGGCTGTCCCGCGAGATGATCAGCGCGGAACGGGAGGTGTTCGTGCGGCTCCGGGACGGACGCCACATCGACGACGAGATGCTTCGGACCCTGCTGCGACGGCTCGACCTGGAGGAGGCGGCGGCGTTCAGGGAGGCGGAGTAGAGCGGGCGCGGCCCGGTGGTTCAGGGGAACGGGCGGCCCGTGATCACCGCCGCGACGGTGGTCCCGTTCGTGAACGCGCCCTCCTCCGCGAGAGCGACAAGTCCGTAGAGCATCTTGGCGACATAGAGACGTTCCACGGGTACGTCGTGACGGGCCTCGAAGTCTTCGGCGAAGGCGTGCAGTTCGGGGGTCGTACGGGCGTAGCCGCCGAAGTGGAAGCGGTGGTCGAGCGTCCATGACCCGCGTGGCCCGCCGAAGGCGAGGTCCTGGAGGGCCTGTATCTCCGCGTCCAGGAAACCGCCCTTGAGGACCGGGATGCCGAGGGCGCGTTGTCCGGGGGCGAGGCCCGCGGCGAGGCCCGCGAGGGTGCCGCCGGTGCCGCAGGCGACCGCGACGACGTCGGCGTGGCCGCGCAGCTCCTCACCGAGCGCGCGACAGCCCTGTACGGCGAGGGGGTTGCTGCCGCCCTCCGGCACGACGTACGCGTCCTCGGCGCCGGCCGCGCGGCGGAGCGCGGCGAGGGTGTCGGGGTCGGCCTTGCGCCGGTACGTCGATCTGTCGACGAAGTGCAGGCGCATGCCGCTCGCCGTGCAGTGGGCGAGGGAGGGGTTCAGGGGGCGGTCGGCGAGTTCCTGACCGCGGACCACGCCGATCGTGGGCAGGCCCAGAAGGCGGCCGGCGGTGGCCGTGGCACGGAGGTGGTTGGAGTAGGCGCCGCCGAAGGTGAGGATCGGGCGGCCGGCGGCGGCTGCCAGATTGGGGACCAGCTTGCGCCACTTGTTGCCGATCAGATCCGGGTGGACGAGGTCGTCGCGCTTGAGGAGCAGACGGAGGTTGTGGCGGGCGAAGCGGGGG contains these protein-coding regions:
- a CDS encoding 1-aminocyclopropane-1-carboxylate deaminase/D-cysteine desulfhydrase yields the protein MPLPAPLPTPLQELADPRFARHNLRLLLKRDDLVHPDLIGNKWRKLVPNLAAAAGRPILTFGGAYSNHLRATATAGRLLGLPTIGVVRGQELADRPLNPSLAHCTASGMRLHFVDRSTYRRKADPDTLAALRRAAGAEDAYVVPEGGSNPLAVQGCRALGEELRGHADVVAVACGTGGTLAGLAAGLAPGQRALGIPVLKGGFLDAEIQALQDLAFGGPRGSWTLDHRFHFGGYARTTPELHAFAEDFEARHDVPVERLYVAKMLYGLVALAEEGAFTNGTTVAAVITGRPFP